One window of Neisseria subflava genomic DNA carries:
- a CDS encoding Fur family transcriptional regulator, whose product MNAIKQKILEQAQRDGVQVTALREQVLDIVLKQSGVIKAYNVLSQMQQQSEGVVAPPTAYRALDFWAEQGVLHKVAAVNGYILCSHAQHECNDHCHDHEETEAHHSAFILVCTECGTADEQTLSQEWAALRAGVAETGFSLKEEHVVLTGICKKCQK is encoded by the coding sequence ATGAACGCAATCAAACAAAAAATCTTAGAACAAGCGCAGCGCGATGGCGTGCAGGTAACCGCATTGCGTGAGCAAGTGCTTGATATTGTTTTGAAACAAAGCGGCGTGATTAAAGCCTACAACGTTCTGTCGCAGATGCAGCAGCAAAGCGAGGGTGTGGTTGCGCCGCCGACGGCCTACCGCGCCCTTGATTTTTGGGCGGAACAGGGAGTTTTGCACAAAGTGGCGGCGGTCAACGGCTATATTTTGTGCAGCCACGCGCAGCACGAGTGCAACGACCATTGCCACGACCACGAAGAAACAGAGGCGCACCACAGCGCGTTTATTTTGGTTTGCACCGAATGCGGTACGGCGGATGAGCAGACCTTGAGCCAAGAATGGGCGGCCTTGCGTGCAGGCGTGGCTGAAACCGGTTTCTCATTAAAAGAAGAACATGTTGTTTTAACAGGAATTTGTAAAAAATGTCAGAAGTAA
- a CDS encoding sulfite exporter TauE/SafE family protein, whose translation MWSWDIIFALLAVGSAAGFIAGLFGVGGGTLIVPVVLWALQLQGIGGHPYAQHLAIGTSFAVMVFTTFSSMYAQHKKHAIDWATVRRMTPGMILGVLLGAVSAKYMPTLALQVFFIAFLAFIALKTLRDSKPKPSRTLPALPGLTAVGTLFGAASSWVGIGGGSLSVPFLLYCNFPAHRAIGTSSGLAWPIAIAGTIGYFANGLHIANLPEGTVGFIYLPAVAILSVATILFAPLGVKTAHKLPARKLKIAFGIMLLLIAAKMAWNLIH comes from the coding sequence ATGTGGTCTTGGGACATCATCTTTGCCCTGCTCGCCGTCGGCAGCGCGGCGGGCTTTATTGCCGGACTATTCGGCGTAGGCGGCGGCACGTTGATTGTCCCCGTTGTCTTATGGGCGTTGCAGCTGCAAGGCATAGGCGGCCACCCCTATGCCCAGCATCTTGCCATCGGCACTTCCTTTGCCGTAATGGTGTTTACCACCTTCTCCAGCATGTATGCCCAGCATAAAAAACACGCCATCGATTGGGCGACCGTCCGCCGAATGACGCCGGGCATGATACTTGGCGTACTCCTCGGCGCGGTGTCGGCAAAATATATGCCGACGCTGGCTTTGCAGGTTTTCTTCATTGCATTTCTTGCCTTTATCGCACTCAAAACCCTACGCGATTCCAAACCCAAACCTTCACGCACCCTGCCTGCCCTCCCCGGCCTGACAGCCGTCGGCACGCTTTTTGGGGCGGCTTCGAGTTGGGTCGGTATCGGCGGCGGTTCGCTATCCGTTCCATTTCTACTGTATTGCAACTTTCCGGCGCACCGCGCCATTGGCACATCTTCAGGTTTAGCATGGCCGATTGCGATTGCCGGCACCATCGGCTATTTTGCCAACGGTTTGCATATTGCCAACCTGCCTGAAGGCACGGTAGGCTTTATCTATCTTCCGGCCGTGGCCATATTGAGCGTTGCCACCATCCTCTTTGCTCCGCTCGGCGTAAAAACGGCGCACAAGCTGCCCGCCCGAAAACTCAAAATTGCTTTCGGCATTATGTTGCTGCTGATTGCCGCCAAGATGGCTTGGAATTTGATACACTAA
- the lpxK gene encoding tetraacyldisaccharide 4'-kinase, translating to MPKLHQIIERHWQSPNPFLTLLLKPLSRLFAKIAAKRRDDFVSGRLKSEKLPVPVVVVGNIHAGGTGKTPIVAALVSGLQEKGVKVGIISRGYGRKSKAVHVLNTASSTADAGDEPLLLFRQTGAPTAVGSSRAEAGRALLAAHPELELIVADDGLQHYALQRDMEIAVFPAADTGRTDLDSLPNGSLREPLSRLASVDAVVVSGGQADTAFRPSENMFASHIETGQIYCLNRPSEKLDLEGLGNQTVAAVAGIAKPERFFDSLRNMGITLNQTVALPDHADIAAADLPNADVVIITEKDAVKFSDGLNLNHVWVLPVCAIIEPNLAAFVLEQLEDS from the coding sequence ATGCCCAAACTCCACCAGATTATCGAACGCCATTGGCAATCCCCCAATCCGTTTTTGACTTTGCTGTTAAAACCATTGTCCAGGCTGTTTGCCAAAATTGCGGCGAAACGGCGCGATGATTTTGTTTCAGGCCGTCTGAAAAGCGAAAAATTGCCTGTGCCAGTGGTGGTGGTCGGTAATATCCATGCAGGCGGAACAGGAAAAACGCCGATAGTCGCCGCGTTGGTGTCGGGTTTGCAGGAAAAGGGCGTTAAGGTCGGTATCATCAGCCGAGGTTACGGGCGCAAGAGCAAAGCAGTTCATGTATTGAATACAGCCAGTAGTACGGCAGATGCAGGCGACGAGCCTTTATTGCTGTTTCGCCAAACCGGTGCGCCGACGGCGGTAGGCAGCAGTCGTGCAGAAGCAGGCAGGGCATTGCTTGCAGCGCATCCGGAGCTTGAATTGATTGTGGCCGACGACGGCTTGCAACATTATGCCTTGCAACGCGATATGGAAATTGCTGTATTTCCGGCGGCGGATACTGGTCGGACGGATTTGGATTCACTGCCCAACGGCAGTTTGCGTGAACCTTTGTCTCGGTTGGCTTCCGTTGATGCGGTTGTCGTCAGCGGGGGGCAAGCAGATACGGCATTCAGGCCGTCTGAAAATATGTTTGCCAGCCATATTGAAACAGGGCAGATTTACTGTTTGAACAGGCCGTCTGAAAAATTGGATTTAGAAGGCTTGGGAAATCAAACCGTCGCCGCCGTCGCGGGTATTGCCAAGCCGGAGCGTTTTTTCGATTCGTTGCGGAATATGGGCATTACCTTGAATCAAACCGTTGCCTTGCCCGACCATGCCGACATCGCAGCAGCGGACTTGCCCAATGCGGATGTGGTCATTATTACGGAAAAGGATGCGGTCAAGTTTTCAGACGGCCTTAATCTGAATCATGTATGGGTATTGCCTGTTTGTGCGATAATCGAACCTAATTTGGCGGCGTTCGTGTTGGAGCAGCTGGAAGATTCCTAA
- a CDS encoding ABC transporter permease subunit: MWRYIFHRLLLLIPTLLGILAITFAVIQFVPGGPVEQMVQQLTQGAVGGETAGHSMPGTLAKNGNRISAEDLAALNALYGFDKPPLTRFADMVWKFARFDLGESFFHHQTVFELVKEKMPVSMSLGLWTFFLTYLICIPLGIAKAVRDGSRFDTITGMIILVGYTVPPFVLGLVLLVLFGGGSFFAWFPQGGLVGDDFDTLSWAGKVKDYLWHMALPITASVAGNLAVMTVLTKNVFLEEIRRQYVYTARAKGLPEKQILWKHIFRNAMIPLITGFPAAFIGAFFTGSLLIETLFSLDGLGLLSYEAVMKRDYPVVMGTLYVFTLMGLLAKLVSDISYSWVDPRIHFGGQK, translated from the coding sequence ATGTGGCGTTATATCTTTCATCGTTTGCTCCTTTTGATTCCCACGCTGTTGGGGATTTTGGCGATTACTTTCGCCGTGATTCAGTTTGTTCCCGGCGGCCCGGTGGAGCAGATGGTTCAGCAGCTGACGCAGGGCGCGGTTGGCGGCGAAACGGCGGGACACAGTATGCCCGGAACTTTGGCCAAAAACGGCAACCGCATCAGTGCGGAAGATTTGGCCGCGCTGAATGCTTTATACGGTTTCGACAAGCCGCCTTTGACGCGTTTTGCCGATATGGTATGGAAATTCGCCCGTTTCGATTTGGGCGAGAGCTTTTTCCATCACCAAACTGTGTTTGAATTGGTGAAAGAAAAAATGCCGGTATCGATGAGTTTGGGTTTGTGGACGTTTTTCCTGACTTATTTGATATGTATTCCGTTGGGTATTGCCAAGGCGGTCAGGGATGGCAGCCGTTTCGATACGATTACGGGTATGATCATTTTGGTCGGCTATACCGTACCGCCGTTTGTCTTGGGCTTGGTGTTGCTGGTGTTGTTTGGCGGCGGCAGCTTTTTTGCCTGGTTTCCGCAGGGTGGCTTGGTCGGCGATGATTTTGATACGCTCTCTTGGGCAGGTAAAGTCAAAGATTATTTGTGGCATATGGCTTTGCCGATTACCGCTTCGGTGGCAGGCAACTTGGCGGTGATGACCGTATTGACGAAAAACGTGTTCCTTGAAGAAATCCGCCGTCAATATGTTTATACCGCGCGAGCTAAGGGCTTGCCTGAGAAACAGATTTTGTGGAAGCATATTTTCCGCAATGCCATGATTCCTCTGATTACCGGTTTCCCGGCCGCATTTATCGGCGCATTCTTTACCGGAAGCCTGCTGATTGAAACGTTGTTCTCGCTGGATGGTTTGGGTTTGCTGTCTTATGAGGCAGTGATGAAACGCGATTATCCTGTCGTAATGGGTACGCTGTATGTGTTCACGCTGATGGGGTTGTTGGCTAAATTGGTGTCGGATATTTCTTATTCATGGGTCGATCCGCGCATTCACTTTGGCGGACAGAAATAA
- a CDS encoding SDR family oxidoreductase — MAILITGASAGFGAAMCRTFVAAGYHVIGAARREDKLQQLAEELGEQFYLLEMDVSRTESIQNALNSLPEHLSEIDCLINNAGLALGLDTADKADFGDWETMIQTNIIGLTFLTRQILPQMVARKQGYIINLGSIAGSYAYPGSNVYGATKAFVRQFSMNLRAELADKNIRITNIEPGLCGDTEFSNVRFKGDDQRAAEVYENVEFIQPQDIADTALWLYQRPARMNVNSIEIMPVAQTFAGMKVYRDAPAPAKEETFEKQSMSLFGKIKSWFK, encoded by the coding sequence ATGGCAATTTTGATTACCGGGGCATCGGCAGGATTCGGCGCGGCAATGTGCCGTACTTTTGTTGCGGCAGGCTATCATGTCATTGGTGCGGCACGGCGCGAAGACAAATTGCAGCAGTTGGCAGAGGAATTGGGCGAGCAGTTTTACCTTTTGGAAATGGATGTTTCTCGCACTGAGTCGATTCAAAACGCTTTGAACAGCCTGCCCGAGCATTTATCCGAAATCGATTGCCTGATCAACAATGCAGGTTTGGCTTTGGGTTTGGATACTGCCGATAAAGCCGATTTTGGCGATTGGGAAACCATGATTCAAACCAATATCATCGGCCTGACTTTTCTGACCCGCCAGATTTTGCCGCAAATGGTTGCGCGCAAACAGGGCTACATCATCAATTTGGGTTCTATTGCCGGCAGTTATGCTTATCCCGGCAGTAATGTCTATGGCGCGACCAAGGCTTTTGTGCGCCAATTTAGCATGAATCTGCGCGCCGAATTGGCAGACAAAAATATCCGTATTACCAATATCGAACCGGGCCTGTGCGGCGATACCGAGTTTTCCAACGTCCGTTTCAAAGGCGACGACCAGCGTGCGGCCGAGGTTTATGAGAATGTCGAGTTTATCCAGCCGCAAGATATTGCCGATACCGCTTTATGGCTCTACCAGCGTCCTGCGCGGATGAACGTCAATTCCATCGAAATCATGCCGGTTGCCCAGACCTTTGCAGGCATGAAAGTTTACCGTGACGCGCCTGCTCCGGCGAAGGAAGAAACGTTTGAAAAACAAAGCATGTCTTTGTTTGGAAAAATTAAATCTTGGTTTAAGTAA
- a CDS encoding Trm112 family protein: protein MEKKFLDILVCPVTKGKLEYHQDKQELWSRQAKLAYPIRDGIPYMLENEARPLSEEELKA, encoded by the coding sequence ATGGAAAAAAAATTCTTAGACATCCTTGTTTGTCCTGTGACCAAAGGCAAACTCGAATACCATCAAGACAAACAGGAATTGTGGAGCCGTCAGGCGAAGCTGGCTTATCCGATTCGTGACGGCATCCCTTATATGTTGGAAAACGAAGCGCGCCCGTTAAGCGAAGAGGAACTGAAAGCATGA
- a CDS encoding sulfite exporter TauE/SafE family protein, protein MNQEITFLTLFLLGFFGGTHCVGMCGGLSSAFALQLPPHLNRIGLIVLLNLGRISSYVVIGLLVGLVGQVGISLDDTRAVQNGLYIAANVLLLLLGLYLAGISTAATKIEGIGKPIWKRLNPLLNKLLPIKSVPACFGVGVLWGWLPCGLVYSASLYALGSGNALHGGLYMLAFALGTLPNLLAMGIFAAQLKTFLQKRMVRLCAGLLVAGWAIWRLAVFAMGQIG, encoded by the coding sequence ATGAATCAAGAAATCACATTTCTTACTCTTTTTCTGCTCGGCTTTTTTGGTGGAACACATTGTGTCGGCATGTGCGGCGGATTGAGCAGCGCATTCGCTTTACAGCTGCCGCCACATTTAAACCGAATCGGGCTGATTGTATTGTTGAACTTGGGGCGCATCAGCAGCTATGTCGTCATTGGTCTGTTGGTCGGCTTGGTCGGGCAGGTCGGCATTTCCTTGGACGATACGCGCGCGGTTCAAAATGGTTTGTATATTGCCGCCAATGTTTTGCTGCTGTTGCTCGGTCTGTATCTTGCCGGTATTTCAACTGCTGCAACCAAAATCGAAGGCATCGGCAAACCGATATGGAAACGCCTGAATCCTTTGCTGAACAAATTGCTGCCTATTAAATCGGTGCCTGCCTGTTTCGGCGTGGGCGTGCTTTGGGGTTGGCTGCCTTGCGGTTTGGTGTACAGCGCGTCTTTGTATGCTTTGGGCAGCGGCAATGCCTTGCACGGCGGGCTGTATATGCTGGCGTTTGCATTGGGGACATTGCCGAACCTGCTTGCGATGGGTATATTTGCAGCGCAGTTGAAAACCTTTCTGCAAAAACGCATGGTTCGTTTGTGCGCCGGATTATTGGTGGCAGGATGGGCGATATGGCGCTTGGCCGTATTTGCGATGGGGCAAATCGGGTAA
- a CDS encoding c-type cytochrome has protein sequence MKTRFLPVALAIVALTLSACSGSGAPSQPKGPISEDRTAAFKTMMPEFTRMGKMVKDEEPYDVEKFKQAAATFAENSKKPFTLFESDPQGNGRALPAIWTDTATFKAEEEKFVAAVEKLNAAAQTGKLEEIKAAYGETGATCKSCHDTFRGPE, from the coding sequence ATGAAAACCCGTTTTCTCCCTGTTGCTTTGGCAATAGTGGCGCTTACCCTTTCCGCCTGCAGCGGCAGCGGCGCACCTTCCCAGCCTAAAGGCCCTATTTCCGAAGACCGCACTGCCGCATTCAAAACCATGATGCCTGAGTTTACCCGCATGGGCAAAATGGTCAAAGACGAAGAGCCTTACGACGTTGAGAAATTCAAACAAGCTGCAGCCACTTTTGCTGAAAACAGCAAAAAACCGTTCACCCTGTTTGAATCCGACCCTCAAGGCAACGGCCGCGCCCTGCCTGCCATCTGGACAGACACAGCCACATTCAAAGCCGAAGAAGAAAAATTCGTCGCTGCGGTTGAGAAACTCAACGCCGCCGCCCAAACCGGCAAGCTCGAAGAAATCAAAGCCGCTTACGGCGAAACCGGTGCAACCTGCAAATCCTGCCACGACACATTCCGCGGTCCGGAATAA
- the pssA gene encoding CDP-diacylglycerol--serine O-phosphatidyltransferase: MDNSQNTENPTPPRNSIRKNSIYLLPNSFTIAALFCAFFAITQSMHGRYETAAIAVFLSMLLDGMDGRVARLTNSQSAFGEQLDSLADMVSFGVAPALIAYKWQLWQFGKIGYSVAFIYCACAALRLALFNTLIGKVDKRWFIGVPSPTAAALIVGLIWVNHSVERFPNVHWWALGITLFAGISMIVQIPFWSFKEINIRRQVPFMGMVLAVLILLLINWEPSLVLFLFFLGYSLSGYVMAIIRWFKKRHKAHKHDKAV, from the coding sequence ATGGACAACTCACAAAATACAGAAAATCCGACTCCTCCACGCAACTCCATCCGCAAAAACAGCATTTACCTGCTGCCCAATTCCTTTACCATCGCCGCACTGTTTTGCGCCTTCTTCGCCATTACCCAGTCCATGCACGGACGTTATGAAACGGCGGCGATTGCAGTTTTCCTTTCCATGCTGCTCGACGGCATGGACGGACGCGTTGCGCGGCTGACCAACAGCCAAAGCGCGTTCGGCGAACAGCTCGACAGCCTTGCCGATATGGTCAGTTTCGGCGTGGCGCCTGCCCTGATTGCCTACAAATGGCAACTTTGGCAGTTTGGCAAAATCGGCTATTCCGTCGCCTTTATCTACTGCGCCTGCGCCGCCCTGCGTTTGGCACTGTTCAACACACTTATCGGCAAAGTCGATAAACGTTGGTTTATCGGCGTTCCAAGCCCGACCGCCGCTGCGTTGATTGTCGGCCTGATTTGGGTCAACCACAGCGTCGAGCGTTTCCCCAACGTGCATTGGTGGGCATTGGGTATCACCCTGTTTGCCGGCATTTCCATGATTGTGCAGATTCCGTTTTGGAGCTTCAAAGAAATCAATATCCGCCGCCAAGTGCCGTTTATGGGCATGGTGTTGGCCGTATTGATTCTGCTTTTGATCAATTGGGAGCCTTCGCTCGTCCTCTTCCTATTTTTCCTCGGTTACAGCCTGTCCGGTTATGTGATGGCAATCATCCGTTGGTTTAAAAAACGCCATAAAGCACACAAACACGACAAGGCCGTCTGA
- a CDS encoding DUF2059 domain-containing protein, with protein MKLKTLLLPFAALALCANAFAATPSDESLERLYQVQKADLIFDQVFQDSEKMVMSFPQVKEMLANAPESKQRQLKAVMSKYLRQMYAEIRTPAVYAELRQITLNGMKTVYTQKEVDAMIDFYSSPEGQSILNKTSRYMEASVVPVMTLIHKKTERFSQKNLPKLEKDFYQIMCSGKNPAPACPKASNK; from the coding sequence ATGAAATTGAAAACTTTATTGTTGCCTTTTGCTGCTTTGGCCTTGTGTGCCAATGCGTTTGCCGCTACACCGAGCGATGAGTCGCTGGAGCGTTTATATCAAGTACAGAAGGCAGATTTAATATTTGATCAAGTTTTTCAAGATTCTGAAAAAATGGTCATGAGTTTTCCGCAAGTAAAAGAAATGTTAGCAAATGCTCCAGAGAGTAAGCAACGTCAGCTGAAAGCAGTGATGAGCAAATATTTGCGTCAGATGTATGCTGAGATTCGAACGCCTGCAGTATATGCAGAGTTGCGCCAAATAACATTGAACGGTATGAAAACTGTTTATACACAAAAAGAAGTAGATGCTATGATTGATTTTTATAGTAGTCCCGAAGGGCAATCTATTTTAAATAAAACATCGCGTTATATGGAAGCTTCCGTAGTGCCTGTTATGACATTAATACATAAAAAAACCGAAAGATTCAGCCAAAAAAATCTTCCTAAGTTGGAGAAGGATTTTTATCAAATAATGTGTAGTGGGAAAAATCCTGCTCCTGCTTGCCCTAAGGCATCAAATAAGTAG
- a CDS encoding CobW family GTP-binding protein, producing MSEVKKTKVHLISGFLGTGKTTALKSLMAQKDPNEKWVIIVNEFGEIGIDGAVLSDNGIPVVEIAGGCLCCTAGAQMGTTVQKMLRDAQPDRLMIEASGLAHAASVIDELKAKPLDSMLEIGAVFTVVDPRQFINPDYAQQALYKDQIGICDVLVASKTDLCTPEQLAEFHDKAAKLFPPKAKVVEVQNAQLDIQWLDIPVVEKSRYRLKALPDNTMGFQSQGFTFPAGRDFDGEKLTDFFNDLPKLTDGLVRAKGVFQVLGTWVWLNWVDGQWGANQVSWRRDSRFELIAKSFDADLIEKKLLEALEK from the coding sequence ATGTCAGAAGTAAAAAAGACCAAAGTCCACCTGATTTCAGGCTTTCTCGGAACAGGCAAAACCACCGCACTCAAAAGTCTGATGGCGCAAAAAGACCCGAATGAAAAATGGGTCATCATCGTCAACGAATTTGGCGAAATCGGCATTGACGGCGCCGTCTTGAGCGACAACGGCATTCCCGTGGTAGAAATCGCCGGCGGCTGTTTGTGCTGTACCGCCGGCGCGCAAATGGGGACGACCGTACAAAAAATGCTGCGCGATGCCCAACCCGACCGCTTGATGATTGAAGCCAGCGGCCTGGCACACGCCGCCAGCGTTATCGACGAACTGAAAGCCAAGCCGCTCGACAGCATGCTGGAAATCGGCGCCGTCTTTACCGTTGTCGATCCGCGCCAGTTTATTAATCCCGATTACGCGCAACAGGCTTTGTATAAAGACCAAATCGGCATTTGCGACGTATTGGTCGCCAGCAAAACCGACTTGTGCACGCCGGAGCAACTGGCCGAATTTCATGATAAAGCGGCCAAACTGTTCCCGCCCAAAGCCAAAGTGGTTGAAGTCCAAAATGCGCAACTCGACATCCAGTGGCTTGATATTCCCGTGGTCGAAAAATCGCGCTACCGCCTCAAAGCCCTGCCGGACAACACCATGGGTTTCCAGTCTCAAGGCTTTACTTTCCCTGCCGGGCGCGATTTCGACGGCGAAAAATTGACCGATTTCTTCAACGACCTGCCTAAATTGACAGACGGCCTCGTCCGCGCTAAAGGCGTGTTCCAAGTGCTCGGTACTTGGGTATGGCTCAACTGGGTGGACGGACAATGGGGCGCAAATCAGGTTTCATGGCGCCGCGACTCGCGCTTCGAGCTGATTGCCAAATCCTTTGACGCGGATTTGATTGAGAAAAAATTGCTGGAGGCTTTGGAGAAGTAA
- the xseA gene encoding exodeoxyribonuclease VII large subunit, producing the protein MSELFAPSSISVSELNALAKALLEDHLAGLWIAGEVSNLTRAASGHYYFSLKDSRAQVRCAMFKGAAIRLAKPLKEGDHIEVSGKISIYEARGEFQITVNEVRLKGLGQLYEAYERLKAQLQAEGAFAAERKKPLPTHPQCIGIVTSLAAAALRDVVTTLNRRAPEIPVIVYPTPVQGTGSELQIAQTIKTASQRAECDVLIVCRGGGSIEDLWAFNEEPVVRAIEACAIPVVSGVGHETDFTLADFVADVRAPTPTGAAELVSPNRQESLHRLAQAQGRLKTVLEQRYFDASQKLDWLARQIRHPRQKLDEQRASISKLAQMLSYSMTQNLRAHTARFERQTQTLKHCRPDVSVYKNNIDRFQTALSHSFRQLLTYRRQSLIAQAALLEAVSPQHILERGFSVVKNTRGQVIRNADTLKQGQKLHITFADGETDVRVTKEQAQGELFD; encoded by the coding sequence ATGTCCGAACTTTTCGCGCCCTCCTCCATTTCCGTATCCGAGCTCAATGCCCTCGCCAAAGCCTTGCTGGAAGACCATCTCGCAGGCTTGTGGATTGCTGGCGAAGTATCCAACCTGACCCGTGCCGCCAGCGGACATTATTATTTCTCGCTCAAAGACAGCCGCGCGCAGGTGCGTTGCGCAATGTTTAAGGGTGCAGCCATACGTTTGGCGAAGCCTTTGAAAGAAGGCGACCATATCGAAGTATCAGGGAAAATCAGTATTTACGAAGCGCGGGGCGAATTTCAGATTACCGTAAACGAAGTACGGCTCAAAGGCTTGGGGCAGCTTTACGAAGCCTATGAACGATTGAAAGCTCAGTTGCAGGCGGAAGGCGCATTTGCGGCGGAACGCAAAAAACCGTTGCCTACCCACCCGCAATGTATCGGCATCGTCACCAGCCTGGCAGCGGCAGCATTGCGCGATGTCGTGACCACCTTAAACCGCCGCGCGCCCGAAATTCCCGTTATTGTTTATCCGACGCCCGTTCAAGGCACAGGCAGCGAGTTACAAATTGCCCAAACGATTAAAACAGCTTCGCAACGCGCCGAATGTGACGTATTGATTGTCTGTCGTGGCGGCGGCAGCATTGAAGACTTGTGGGCGTTTAATGAAGAGCCGGTTGTGCGCGCCATCGAAGCCTGCGCAATTCCCGTTGTCAGCGGCGTGGGACACGAAACCGATTTCACACTCGCCGATTTCGTCGCCGACGTGCGCGCACCCACGCCAACCGGCGCGGCAGAATTGGTCAGCCCCAACCGCCAAGAATCGTTACACCGCCTCGCCCAAGCGCAAGGCCGTCTGAAAACCGTTTTGGAACAACGCTATTTCGATGCCAGCCAAAAACTCGACTGGCTCGCACGGCAAATCCGTCATCCGCGCCAAAAACTTGACGAGCAGCGCGCTTCAATCAGCAAGCTGGCGCAAATGCTGTCTTACTCGATGACGCAAAACCTCCGCGCCCACACCGCCCGTTTTGAACGCCAAACCCAAACTCTGAAACATTGCCGTCCTGATGTTTCCGTTTACAAAAACAATATTGACCGTTTTCAGACGGCCCTGTCGCATTCCTTCCGCCAGCTGCTTACCTACCGCCGTCAAAGCCTGATAGCCCAAGCTGCATTGCTCGAAGCCGTCTCGCCGCAGCATATCCTGGAACGCGGCTTCTCGGTCGTCAAAAACACTCGCGGACAAGTCATCCGCAATGCCGATACGTTGAAGCAAGGTCAAAAACTGCACATCACTTTTGCCGACGGCGAAACCGACGTACGCGTGACCAAAGAGCAGGCGCAGGGCGAGTTGTTTGACTGA
- a CDS encoding ABC transporter permease: protein MFRTMKKKKSTSNPTWQAFKQHKRGWLALRILAVLFVVTLLAPLWSNDKPLWIRYQGEYFFPLVNEYNETTFGGDFDTPADYLDPLIRHNITSDGNFALYLPNPYDADTLNDFDTAPDPAKPSERHILGTDDRGRDLLARLVYGFRDSLLFALVLTVVTTVIGVVAGAVQGYFGGKTDLLMQRFIEVWGGMPELYLLIILSSFFNPGLLILLVLLSLFGWMGLSDYVRAEFLKNRQTDYVLAARAMGVSNREIMWRHILPNSLTPVLAFLPFRISGAVLALTSLDFLGLGVPASQASLGELLAQGKDNLDAWWIGLSAVATLTVMLLLLVMIGEGLRQAFDVRARS, encoded by the coding sequence ATGTTTCGAACCATGAAAAAGAAAAAATCTACTTCAAACCCTACTTGGCAAGCCTTTAAGCAGCATAAGCGCGGTTGGTTGGCTTTGCGGATTTTGGCCGTTTTGTTTGTCGTCACTTTGCTTGCTCCTTTGTGGAGCAACGACAAACCTTTGTGGATACGCTATCAGGGCGAGTATTTCTTCCCCTTGGTAAACGAATATAACGAAACCACATTTGGCGGCGATTTCGATACGCCTGCGGATTATCTGGATCCGCTTATCCGCCACAACATTACCTCAGACGGCAATTTTGCCCTTTACCTGCCCAATCCTTACGATGCCGATACCTTGAACGATTTTGATACGGCACCCGATCCGGCCAAACCGTCCGAACGGCATATCTTGGGAACGGACGACCGCGGCCGCGACCTGTTGGCGCGCTTGGTTTACGGTTTCCGCGATTCGCTGCTGTTTGCCTTGGTGTTGACTGTGGTGACTACCGTAATCGGCGTGGTTGCAGGCGCGGTACAGGGTTATTTTGGCGGTAAAACCGACCTTCTGATGCAGCGTTTTATCGAGGTTTGGGGCGGTATGCCGGAGTTGTACCTCTTGATTATCCTGTCTTCGTTCTTTAATCCGGGGCTGTTGATTTTGCTGGTGTTGCTGTCGCTTTTCGGCTGGATGGGCTTGTCCGACTATGTCCGCGCCGAGTTTTTGAAAAACCGTCAGACCGATTATGTTTTGGCGGCGCGCGCGATGGGCGTGAGCAATCGTGAAATCATGTGGCGCCACATCCTGCCCAACAGCTTGACGCCGGTATTGGCCTTCCTGCCTTTCCGTATTTCCGGTGCGGTACTCGCCCTGACCAGTTTGGACTTCTTGGGCTTGGGCGTACCTGCCTCACAGGCAAGTTTGGGCGAGTTGTTGGCGCAAGGCAAAGACAACTTGGACGCGTGGTGGATCGGCTTGTCTGCCGTTGCTACGCTGACGGTGATGCTGCTTTTGCTGGTCATGATTGGCGAAGGTTTGCGTCAGGCATTTGACGTACGCGCACGCAGTTAA